From Anopheles funestus chromosome 3RL, idAnoFuneDA-416_04, whole genome shotgun sequence, a single genomic window includes:
- the LOC125769085 gene encoding uncharacterized protein LOC125769085 isoform X1: protein MRPLQVPTWLHISYEEKKLIAYLAGSGTTVCSLYLLTMAGRSLSISDQSSPCFSENSAYNLEITLVVILSIIYLVIGGAFFWGIWREKAKYLLPFLCFLVAATGFLGHAHIDWMLFEAGTGERQFGIFAFIFATLVLTFASTIILLLYREMNSGKRTKKGDFEVLYNDEKY, encoded by the exons ATGCGGCCGTTGCAAGTTCCGACCTGGTTGCACATTTCCTACGAAGAGAAGAAATTGATTGCGTACCTGGCCGGTAGCGGTACGACCGTCTGCAGCCTGTACCTACTAACGATGGCCGGTCGTTCGTTGAGCATTTCCGATCAAAGTAGTCCATGCTTTTCCGAGAACAGTG CGTACAATCTGGAAATTACACTCGTCGTCATCCTTTCCATCATCTACCTCGTCATCGGTGGAGCATTCTTTTGGGGCATTTGGCGAGAAAAGGCTAAAtatttgcttccctttttgtgCTTTCTAGTGGCGGCGACTGGTTTCCTTGGCCATGCACATATCGATTGgatgctgttcgaggcgggaaCAGGCGAGAGACAGTTTGGTATATTTGCTTTCATCTTTGCAACGT TGGTTCTCACATTTGCCAGCACAATCATTCTGCTGCTGTACCGGGAAATGAATTCGGGCAAACGTACGAAAAAGGGTGACTTTGAAGTGTTGtataatgatgaaaaatattaa
- the LOC125769085 gene encoding uncharacterized protein LOC125769085 isoform X2, producing the protein MRPLQVPTWLHISYEEKKLIAYLAGSGTTVCSLYLLTMAGRSLSISDQSSPCFSENSAYNLEITLVVILSIIYLVIVAATGFLGHAHIDWMLFEAGTGERQFGIFAFIFATLVLTFASTIILLLYREMNSGKRTKKGDFEVLYNDEKY; encoded by the exons ATGCGGCCGTTGCAAGTTCCGACCTGGTTGCACATTTCCTACGAAGAGAAGAAATTGATTGCGTACCTGGCCGGTAGCGGTACGACCGTCTGCAGCCTGTACCTACTAACGATGGCCGGTCGTTCGTTGAGCATTTCCGATCAAAGTAGTCCATGCTTTTCCGAGAACAGTG CGTACAATCTGGAAATTACACTCGTCGTCATCCTTTCCATCATCTACCTCGTCATCG TGGCGGCGACTGGTTTCCTTGGCCATGCACATATCGATTGgatgctgttcgaggcgggaaCAGGCGAGAGACAGTTTGGTATATTTGCTTTCATCTTTGCAACGT TGGTTCTCACATTTGCCAGCACAATCATTCTGCTGCTGTACCGGGAAATGAATTCGGGCAAACGTACGAAAAAGGGTGACTTTGAAGTGTTGtataatgatgaaaaatattaa